atgtctaatttaaaatacttgcaaaaaatacatattgtcttaaagaaatgaaatggccaTTTAACATCTGATATTAATGTCCAAGATTTCAAAGGGGAAAAGCTTATGGGACTTTTACCCCCATTAAACCTTTCTACCCATGCATTCGGATGGTCCACTGAATAACACTAACGTGCTTTTCGTACATTTCAGAATACTGAAAGAAAATCTAATGACTCAACGGTTTAACTGCTGCGCTGTAAACTTCAGATCTCTGCCACCGTTCCTCCAAGTTAGCATCTCCAGACCAGATGCATGTCTATGTTGCCAGTAGTGATGCATCTCTCTTGCTCACGTTGCCTTCAGTGCCTCATGTGCAGCAAATCCTCCATTTGCTGCAGTGTTATACGGGTCAGAAGCACATTGGCTCCAAGGTGGATATTCCCGTTTagattttcagccattttagccacatcctcagatttGAATTTCACCAGTGCCTCACCAATACCCACACCCTGCCGATCATACAGCAAGTTGATGTGATCCTCTGAAACTCGAAACTTATAGAAAAAATCTTTTACTTCAACCTTTCTAACGTCAGCTGGCAGGTTtcgtacatacatgcatgttctGAGTGAGTGAAATCTCTCTCTTGCCTTTTCAGGCCTAGGTGCTTCAAACCTGCCTTTGTCCACCTCTGTCACTGAATTCCATCTGCTGGCAGTAATCATCTTTTCCATGTTTTCCCTGGTGACTGCTGAAACTTTAACAGTGTGACCAAGGAATTGGCTTCCATTGAGATTCAATGCAAAATGGTAGTCCTTCAGGTTGTCAAATATAATGAATGCTGTGCTAGTCCTGTAACCTTGCTGATCAAGCAAATGTAAAAccttgtcatttttaatgtacgAACATCCAAAGAATTCTTTGATCTCTGTCTTTGACGTTCTTGGGGAAATATTTCCTATCTTCACACAGAATTCATTACTAGGTGGGTGTGCGTATGATCGGTGCCTTTTTGGTGACCTTGACCTTGAACGGCCTTCAGGGTACCTTTTAACCGGAGTGGAGTACTCATTCGTTTGGCATTCTTTCAAAGACTTTTTACACTCAAGTGCACTAACCCACATTTCCATTGAGGCCTCCTTAACTTCAACAGAAAAAGATCCCATACTTTGGTGGGTGAACTTAAGCCCTTCTAATGCATCCTGCTCTTTAGCAAATTTCACCAAGCAGCCATAAGATCGCCCAATCCTGACATTGACAATAACATCTTCAACATGAAGTCCTTTGAAGAAATGGTTAATTTCTTGTCTGGTGATCGATTTTGGCAGTCCGTACAGCCTTAAATAACGGGTGTTCCGGCGAGAAGTTGCCCTCTTTCTCGTTAGCTGCTCCTGGAAGGTAGTGATATGCACAGGCTTACTCTCCATATTCTTCAATGGCTGTGATGCTATGTTCAATCCCAACTGTTTTCCTTGCAGGCCTCCGATGGCTGTAAATAAGCTAAGTAGTAGTTGCGTCGCTGGGTCCGGTGCACGTCCTTCCGTTAattctttagcttttttttccGAGGCCCTTTTTGAGGATTTGTGTTTCTTAAAACGAGATGCCATCTTGTGATGCAGTTCCTCTTCACTACTGAGAGACAGGAGTATCGGAGTTCCTCTGAGTAAGCTTCCAGAACGTTCCATTGCAAGTTGACTATCTTTTTCCGTTGCAAATATGATGAAGGCTTCCCCTCTGCTTCCTCCTGTGATGTATACACCTCCTCCTGGGATGTGTATTCCATCGAAGAATCTGCGTATGTCTTCAGATCCTGCCTCTATGTTTAGCCCCAGAAGCCGTACGACTACTGCCATGTTCAAGTTTTTTCCTCTCAACACTCAATAGTACCTGTTCAGATAAAAACGTTCACAGAGTAATTTGTCAATGGAAGTGGTTTAAATtaatagttcactttctggtgctttttaaaatgtgatttcagttttGGAGTGTTTTTGATTAACTCCAACAGTTTTAGTGAGcagtgaatatttttaatattaacaGAACTTTGACAACATGCCTGCTTTACAGTAGGTGCTATGGGGCATTCAGGAATTATTGgtctaaagcaaaaataaaaaatacaaggaACTCCAACACAGCTTTCACAGCAACcttatgcctccagaggttgtaAGTGTGTagctaaaaatgtgtttgggtaGAAACCACTTCCTATGGCATATGCAAGGCTGGGGCTGCATTACTCCAGGAAATTATGGCACAGCTTCTTATATCAACAGCAGTACACAGGTCATTTTGAGTAAAGAGTTTGCTCTGCTTTATAACTGAAAAGGACAGAAGTAccacaatataaaaaatgacatcTAGGGACCATGCACTGCAGGTCGTATAACATCATTCTTTTGTTAGaatctttctttctccactccAACCAGCTGGTAAGAGCCCAGTTTATCAAATGCAGTAGGCTTGTTTTGATGGCTCTCTTGGCTGAGTTAAAATAATCCACAGATTGGCCATGTGGTGAAGCTCTAAagcacatgaaaatattttgtaattcaGGAGCCCAGCACCCATACCCGATTTGACTAGGAGTTATAAAATGGCCTAATGACAAGCtaacacattttcagtgactGTAGCTCATCAGAAAAAATGCTTAGAAATCCCAAAACCTTTGACCTAGTGAGATGAAACTTGGTATACATATTTACTCACACCCAGACTCTAGTCCTGAAGTACTGACCCAATCAAAACACATGGTGTTGCTACAGtgctccatttaaaaacataaaataaaatttaaactaataattaaaaaaatcactgctgCATCACATTGGTCTCAAACTGATGCAGTGGTAGACCCATTAGCAGAAACACATGGGCAGCCTAACAGGCGCTTACACCTCAggaattgctgcttgcagccatgtttataattttgaatacaaatatAATCAATACGTTcatatgtacagcctctggggggggggggggggggggggggggggggggggggggattgctgTTCAAGCTGCTTTTTAGCACTTGGAGCTCATTTTCTTCCTCAGACCATAAATCCCAGCATACCCCTTTGCCAccaattggaaagccagctggTAATCAAAAAACATCTATAAGTAGGCTATCAAAAGCATCCTTCACTGTACACAAACTGCTTTGGTCAACTGAAATACACTAAAACGTAatactgtataaaaaaacagcaaactaTCAATttagctagagtgagagcacctattatgggggggggggggggggggggggggggtgtatcgAGGACCCTAACggctagtgtatttacttcgtatTTATGAGAAagaactggacatcgttacctattaaaatgtaagtcctgtaaaaatacacataataaactgtctaaatgtaaaaaaaaaaaaaaaaaaaattttaaaaccaacttcatacatttagttatattaatacaacCTTATTTACAATAGCAACTTTAaaacaagcaacacgctcggaattatctcatcgtgaCCCATTAAATGCAATGGCACAGACGTCGCTTCATAATTTCAAGCTGCTTTCCTAACGGTTATTTTGCGTCcagcgacttgggttacaacagtgaatatgcaCGTGCTGTTAGCGACCACCccttctcatattaacctcaaatatgcaagacaggacacttaccgtatgctagcaaatttatgtcacgttccattcatttatagggggtggtcgatacacgtccccttcaAAATTGTCCTCAACAAGGACaatttttcctacataactagttACAgattgttaccgatatttcgcctatttcatatagttgcaaatcagtttacgttttcctgtctgtcgaacgaaggtggtcgataatagaTGCTCTCACTCTGCAGAAGTTCAAATAAGCATGTACACATGGGCCGAGATGCCAACTATTTTAGAAAAACCAAAGCGAAAGGcgatagtttaaaaaaaaaattttttttaatcaacacaTTAAATTAAGGAAATACTAATTGAAGTAAGACGCAGGCGATTACGCAAGGCAAATGTCTTTTTCCTAAAACTAAGAAACCAGTTTGCCCATTATAGTTGGTCCACTGGTAACACAACCTGGCTTATACCAAGAAACCGATGAGTATAAAAAATGCTATTAGCACCATACATATAACCCCACACTTACCAAAAAACCGACCAGAACTCTTAATGGTCGCAAGAACGCGAGCAACAAGTAATTCTGCTCTCCAACTCCGAAATGCGAGCACAATGAGAGAGCGCGGGATTTTGCAGGAAAGACTGGGGGATGGGATAACGGAAGTGGCTGTGGTGTGTACAGGAAGACTAATCAGACTGCCTTCTGCCATGGCGACGGAGACGCTACTGAAGCTGATTTGTGTATCGCTTTTACTTCTTTTgttaaaatcaaatatttaccTCTGCCAACAGTTTACAATTCCCTTCATGCAACCATCAGATTGTGGTGCAGGAAAAGTCTTTGAAATTTCAAGCTTGTCCTGCGTCAAATGTGGACCTAATCAAATAAGCAGTAAATCAGGTAAGTGTCGCTAGTTAGCTGAGTTAGTAAGTTAACGTTTGTCTCCACTAGCTATAACTTACCTGTCCAGCTGACAGGCTGCATAACTCCAGTCTTAACCAGGCAGCCTATTTTGTTTTAGTGTGTGGCGACACTAACGTTAATAGAAGTAGTGTCTCAGTCGTGTCTGTAGGCGCTCAAGAACGTAAAGCCTAATTCTTCCATGTCTTGTTAAAGTTAATTGGTGGTATATTCCTGCTCATGCCCCacatagcaagctagctatttcgCAGAGGATAAAGTCTTGCCGTCTATTCGCAAAGAAACAAGTTCGCTAGGTAACGTACCTcgttaatgtttttaagttatctgttgccttttgttttattagGAATGGCTTGTTTGCTAAGTTTattcgtttctttttttgttgcaaatgttgatataatttattttatatcgcTAACCTATGCATTATAACCGTGACTCGCCTTGACTGAGAATCGTGCCTCAATAAATGATTTGATTTTGCACTCTGTAAAGGTACCGCGTGCATTTGTCAGACGGGGTTCAAGGTGATCTCAAGTAGTGGTGCAACAGTGACATGTCAACAATGTCCACCGGACACTAAACCGGTATGTGCTTATAAGAACTGCTTGGTGTGTCAAAATATAACTTGTTTTCCCCTGCTATTGTTATAACTCCCGGTCCTTTCACATTACTGCAAAGTCTAAATTTACATAGTTATCTACATTGCATGCACACTGAAACAAAGACATTGATTtgctgtaaatataaatatgccaaatgagaaacaattaatgataatttttttgtggtgaCTGCATATTGCCACATGCTTTTTTTAGGGGGTCACAAAAGATGGCTATGGGTGTATTGGATGTCCTGGAGATTTAAATGAGGATGGAACATGCCAGTGTTCAGCAGGAAAAATTCTCGGTAACattggaaaattaattttaatttaatttgctaaAGTACTGTAGTGGTGTataattgttatatttttgtaattttcaaATTTCCTGCCTAAGtactgtttgtattttattgttttccttGTCTCTCTGGTCTTCAGTTCATATATTTGCGATCTCGTACTTTCATCATATTGCATTAATGCATGAAAAAAGTAGACAGTTTGCTAAATGCATTTGCGTTTATGTGCTTTTCTTTTAgtaactgtttattttattgaataatgtgatatttaCAAGtgacacataaatacacatgaataaataaatataagtatACATTTTCAAAGTCTATGGTATGTAATATATGATGTTTCACATTGATGCACAAGTTCATATGATGGTATATGATATGGATGGATGTTTTTGTTCTCTGACGCAGTGGAGAGAGATGTGAATGGCAATCTTCTGGATGAAGCCATCTGTGAAGCCTGCAGTCCAGCAGAGTCTGCATTCTCTATACCAGATGTGACGGGGAGCAGGTAACTATTTGTCCGGTTGGCAGCGTTTGAACAAGGACTTTTATGTGGTTTTCATTCAAAACAAGTGTTGGAACATGTCACACGCCgatgtgacacccctgggagggagatgcggcagttctgGGAGTGGATCATAgtttgccgcatggagagagacaaagcgcacccacaccaacacaaaatcaaataaacagacacCTTCATCCGTACCCCTCACaggttctgggcaaaaacaattaaccaaaactaaaacaacaagctgtAGGGGAGTGCATTTTGCACTTCCTCTGTGACATTACAGAACAATGAAGTTTAAAGGAGCAAAATGGACATTTCTGTGAGTGTGGAGTGtggcagatatttttttttattttgctttctccACTGCCAACTGACCCATTCCGGGCTGCAAGTACCCGTGCCAATTTTAGCTACTGCTCTGGGGTAGGTACCAAATAGTGTTGTCGTTTGCGaacgattcgttcaaaagaacaaatcttttgGCTGTACTGAATCACTTCGTGAAACGATTCGTTCGCGAACTGGTTGTTCACTGACTAACTATCGGTTGCAGACTCAGTGAACGaatcagttcagtgattcgttcactgaacaTACTACTCCCAAATCGTTCGCGAATGACACAACAGTACTCTTGCCTGAATCGTTCGCGAATGACACAACAGTACTCTTGCCCGAATcattcgcgaacgacacaataGTACACTTGCCCAAATCGTTTGCGAATGACACAACAATAGTTTGTTCGTCTTGCTGTAGCGAATGCAAGGATcgaggagtctctggggaggagagtgggtaCGGTATGGACATATGGATAAGTGGATAATAATTGAACATTactgtcaagtgtgctgtttattttcaatgaaataacaatacttttttaaaacatgtctcaaagtaggctagccaaggctactattttattgactacattttatgagaaaaggATCTGTCCACTTAGCCAACGTATATctgcactttctctttcaagcagcTGTTAGAACAAGTCACGGTATAGAAATCAGCATCTAGGGCTAAAAGAACCCATTTGGGGACATGTAGTTGAACAAAACGGCAATTTCAAACATATTGCTGCGCTGCGCTTTGAGTGAATTATACACGGCTTACACTCCACCCAACGAGCTGTAATCCACCCTCAGAACAGGCTCTGACAGAAACAGGTGTCTGTGGAAAAGCCCATGGGAACAGACGAGAGAAGTATAAAATAACAAGGTGCTCTGCTGTGATCTACAGTGAGACCTCATTTTTAGCCGTTTGAATTCTGCGTTCTCACCACGTTTGCAAAAAGACAGAATCAAGGATTACAGATGAATCCACATATTTGTCTATTAAACatcctcccccaacccccccccccccctcgacgaTTTTGAACTgccacccccccgccacgcGTTGACGGAATccaactgcccccccaccccccccgccatcAACCGACTCAAAGCCTAGTCACGTAACTGATTCGGTGAACAAAAATCTTTTTAGTgaactgattctactgattcagTACACTTAAAAGAACTGTTTTCCCGTCACTAGTACCAAAGGTACTATCCGTGCTGCAATTCGATGCTGCAGACCGTTGATTGGTCAATGGAAATCGTCACAAATGCGTCATACCATGTTCATGTTTGATCACCGGCAGCAACCGCCATTTTTTTATACcacaacagcaagagagagtaatgttaactagcaaattctacagtcaatatctgggactaaatatttaataaatatacaaccttgccattggttttacatgtagagatgtccctaTTGAGACtaagtggtcatatattgtcttggacaatccatttgtgaaatatacgcgcatttgtgatgcctgggtaccttccaaaatagctgtgcgtaataccagacgtgttgtttacggcgttgtcgccctttttagtacagtctggcttgattgacaattcatatattcagtaggtgagagtataagctttctaacaatgtataatatatctaattttgcttttggaatagcgtttataggtcagcgtaaccaaaatttttcttatcatcgcattcacttacctATTCACTCTGTGATATCAGTAAAAgatgctgcacctaacgaaacgttgtcaacgatttttcgtaatttcttggaaaatactattaataTTGAgtacttctgggcatagctaatcCATATGTTtactgatagacctatctgacatcattttctggagcaaaacagaagtggatagaactgtcattaatttactgtctctgtctctatctactgaacacagataaaatgtcattattgctatactgctcaaatatttcggttatatacgttattttttaaattgaatgtctttaaataggttagtggtattatataatgtaaaatattcgCATTGTAATGttagcgttagttagtagtgtaatagtttttgtgatgcatgcaacagtgatgacgagagtgttggaacattgccaaaacgtggtggagggtgaaaattgttttcatatcgtcccatccccatacaagaaaacatacgagagtacaaagtatagaaatacatacaagagttaattattacacatttaggaaGCTTTACTCCTCCTACCTTCACGGGTCTGTTGTGTAATGGAGAAGCGCAACAGGCAACACGGCACGGGTAGGATACGAATGCTTGCGCCATTAGCATATCGCcagtatgcgcgtgagctcgacaatgcatttctcacagaaaaggtagtttgttgccttttttagttattacagtggtgatagaagtgacaataattaagtggtactgtgctgttagcctttactgatcgccgtacaaggttaatgtgaagtaacTAGTGCAATCTGACAGcgctaacccataaaaatgtactttgaatggtagactacttgctcaatcgaacggtaaatgtgaaaaacatttgattatcaGCAATCACCACAATCCAAAAGAACCTTTTTACTAAAgtactgtgtgtatattgtattataataacattaaattaaattaacaaaaaatcataataacaataatgtggTAGTAAAATGCAATATGTCATTATCAGCCTTTATCAGTACAAAACACAAGCTAAAATAACTAaggagaaagaaagcaaaactgagtGGCAATTTTTCAGCTCGCCGAACATGGCTAAGTACACATCACTTTTGtgcgttgctttggataaaagcgtctgccagatgaatgtaaagtaatgtaatagctggcctgcttttcagctgaccagctcatCCAGCTTTTTAGCAGCgggtttatttcctttttgtgcGCTTTGACGAGCAAAAACTCCAAAACAGACGCTCTCGGTGTGTGCtccctgaactgtggagagaaacacacctttaagcacctgggctgattagttaacgcaacccaggtaTGTATGTTCTTGCCTGAGACCAATCCGGCTCGCCGCCGGAGTAGACGTGACAGAACAGTCTAACATTCTTCGATAACACCTCCTCATTGTTATCATGCCCTCCCCTTTCTGGCAGGTGTGTAAGATGCCAAGAGTCTTTCATCAACACATCCCTCTCCTGTGTCTGCGGCCAGGGGAACATAATTGTGAGTACCTACATATTTAAGGGTTGCGCTAATGTTAggttatttgaatatttgagcATGTGAACAGTAGCCACTTTTTTGATCAGTATTCAAATGTTTATGTTCATTTCTTACTTTTTTGTGGATGCACGGCTAGATTTCTTTGTGATTCATGATATATTTGATATCTGGAGATTTATAGTGCTAAGGTGAAAAATGTGGTTCGGGCCCCTAATTATTTTATCTTTGGAGCTTGAATTTTCATATGTTGGATGCACTGAAATGCAGATCCCTGGTATATATGCTTCTGTACACCTCAGATATCTGGAATTCTTGGCCCAGGAACTATAAACATTGCTTTGGTTCAATCCTAACTTGGGCCCAAACCTGTTATACAGGAGTTACATCTCCTGTGAGAATGTGCATCTGACCTCATTTAAGCACGTGTTTTTATCATCTGTAGTAGAATTAATATCATTGATTCATTTCTGCTCTCAGTGTCATTATTTTACTTCTTTCATGCAGGCTGGAGGTTTATGTTTCCCGCCAAGCAATCTGCCAACGTCAGTGGCTACAGCTGTCAGCTTCGCTCAGCTGGTAAGTGCTTATTGGGCCAGTCCTGTTCTGTTTGGCAAAATTTATATGATGCCACAAAGGGGTGCTTCCAGCTAAATAGGCCTTAGTGAAGTGATATTCCCCATGGTCCTGAATAGAATTTGACCATGTTGGTAGTCTGTGGCTGGGAAGGAGGGTTTCAGTCTGAAGGGTCTCTCCATCCTATCCTCTTGGAACAAACATGCAAGATGCACATCAGTCAGCCACTGTATCATGCTTTGGAATTAACTCATTTAGTTTAAGTTATTCATTACATACACGTGAGGCTATTTAAATTTCTTGCTCATACTATTCACAGTAAATCCATCACTGAAAAGACATGAATAGTCTATATCACGGACCTAGTATAATCTATGtagatttttgaaaaacaatccCCTTTTTTTCTAGACAGTCCCTGCaagtaatataaaaatactgCTGTAAGTTAATTCAATTTGTGCAAAGTGGCTGATTATATCAATTAAGGGCTTTAATTTGAGGCATTTCACGTTGGTTTTATCTGTAATCCTTGGTCTCCCACCCACACTCCACAGGGCTATGCTGTCCCATCAGTGTGGTTCTCCAAAAACCTGCACTCCTCAGCAGCTGCCTGCTTGGTAAatttaatcactttttttgttatttctatcCGAAAGATATTTGTCGACATTGCTTAAGGAGGAGGAGTGTTAGATTTGTTATGGGTTTAAAATTTCCACAACTCTGCCAACAGACCAGAATGTATGATATAAACTTAAACAGAGCTGTCATTTGAAAGGTTTTATTCAAAATTTGCATAGCTATACATAGACGCAGAAAAACTGGGGTAAGGGGGTCTATGTATCCCATCGGTTCATAATAGCAATGGAATGTTTGTTTTAACCCTTCAGGTCGAATGCATTTAATCATTACTCTTTTGTATTTGATGAGAATCAGtcacagagaaaatgagaaaagcaacaGTTACACTGAAGTTAAATGCTATCAAAGCTATTGAGTCCTGCCACAAAGGGCTGACGAAGGCTTGAGATTACAATATGAGTAACATATAAGATACAGTGACAGTATATTGGGTATAGTGGAGAATTAGGCTagaaaactgccattttatGTTGTATACACAGCTTCCAGTTTCTATGCCCATTTCTGGCTTTCTAtctcaataaaaatacagatacagatactgTACTCCCCTATTAGGGAGCATTCACTGGTGTCACTATTGTTCTATTGGACCACAGTGCTCTAGTGGAACCAATCGCTCTCTGTATCATACCCGCAGATCTTCTCCAACCTCACTGCCTGCCAGGCCCTGGGGAACATGTGTGTGATGAACATGCATTCCTTTAGCAGCATCACCAATGATGCCTGCGGACTCTTCAACACCATCTTCAGAGCCACTGCTGCCCTGGGCTCAGTACAGGACATCTCCTACTGGTGACACACTGGCGCCTGATTACTGAGACCCTAACTTCCACTGATGTTACAGGAGGAATATACCGGCAGGCTCTTTATGACAGATCAGATGATCTAGGTCCATCTGACTGCCATGTGTCAGCTTTAGAAACTGTGTGAATGGTAGTTGGGAATGGATTGTTTGGGTCCAGTATGTATTCTAAGTGGCTTAAGGAATAGTCACAAAGTAGATATCAAGAGAGGAATGTTTCTCAACAAAATTATGGCAGTTATCGCATTTTTTAGCATTCATCCTGAGTGTTAACCGTAACATACACTGACATCTGCATCTCTGACAACACTTCTAATAACTCTTTATAGCCAAGACAGGGGCCAAATAAACTGGGATTACAGCAATGAAACTTGCAGGAAGCCTGTGTTAAAGAACAAAGGCAGCCCTTAGCTGATATAAAACCCTGCTTCTCAAAATGTGGGTAGCGACCCACTGGGGGAGTTAAGGTGGGTTCAGCATGTTAGGGGACACAAAACTtgtacatttctgtattttatacACTATCTACAGATTTTCACATACTTCAGTAATGTATGCTCAGTACATgggttattttattatgttagGACATTAAATTCCATCTTTTGCTCTCTAGCAGCCACTCCTGGTCAAACCAGGCACCTGCGAGGATTTGCTGACCTTGTTATTTTCCAAGGACATGTGTATGATTGGTGGTGCGCCTGCAGTGTGGAAAATAGCGAGAATAGGCATCACATGAATAGGAGGACTCAAGTGTGGGAACCACTGAAATGTTCTTGAGTTAGAGGCTAAAACATCTTCACTGTTTCACCAGGAGGTCCAATCTGCCGTGGCTGTACTATGGGGACCAGCCTGGCCTGGCGTCCCGGGCCCTCAGAACAGAAGCCCTTCCTGTGCGTTTCAGCTTCAAAGGGGCCAATAAGGTGATGAACGGAGGCCTGTGCTCATATTAGGGGTACCGTCACTCCTAGTGTCAAGGGATGAATGCATatctttgatcatttttttctcaactaATGTACACATTATAAAATGAGTTTCACACATAGCAAATGTCATTTTGCCCTGGACAGAGCAGCTAAAGTAGCAAGTTCATACTGTTGGTTTGTgtaattttggcatttttttctcatctgtgtATTGAAATTTGCAACAATAGTCTAATAGGAAAGCACAAGCTTATGCCTGTCTATGTAATGTCTCTTCCTGTAGAACACAAATGTCAActttgttgctgctgtttacAATGCCAGAGGGGACTTCTTAAAATGGGAGACTGTCGGGGAAGGCAACTTGCAGGTGAAAATGTACCAGCATCTTTTTGCACTGCCGAAATCAA
This window of the Anguilla anguilla isolate fAngAng1 chromosome 1, fAngAng1.pri, whole genome shotgun sequence genome carries:
- the rbm12ba gene encoding RNA binding motif protein 12Ba translates to MAVVVRLLGLNIEAGSEDIRRFFDGIHIPGGGVYITGGSRGEAFIIFATEKDSQLAMERSGSLLRGTPILLSLSSEEELHHKMASRFKKHKSSKRASEKKAKELTEGRAPDPATQLLLSLFTAIGGLQGKQLGLNIASQPLKNMESKPVHITTFQEQLTRKRATSRRNTRYLRLYGLPKSITRQEINHFFKGLHVEDVIVNVRIGRSYGCLVKFAKEQDALEGLKFTHQSMGSFSVEVKEASMEMWVSALECKKSLKECQTNEYSTPVKRYPEGRSRSRSPKRHRSYAHPPSNEFCVKIGNISPRTSKTEIKEFFGCSYIKNDKVLHLLDQQGYRTSTAFIIFDNLKDYHFALNLNGSQFLGHTVKVSAVTRENMEKMITASRWNSVTEVDKGRFEAPRPEKARERFHSLRTCMYVRNLPADVRKVEVKDFFYKFRVSEDHINLLYDRQGVGIGEALVKFKSEDVAKMAENLNGNIHLGANVLLTRITLQQMEDLLHMRH